AAACGAAAAAGATTATGCATGCACCAGAGTTAAAAGTAGCTGCAACTTGCGTTCGTGTACCAGTCGTTTCAGGACACTCTGAATCTGTTTATATTGAAGTAGAAAAAGAAACAACAGTACAAGAAATCTTTGACGTATTACGCAATGCACCTGGCATTGTTTTACAAGATGATATTACAACACAAACTTACCCAATGCCAATTTATGCAGAAGGAGAAGACGCTACTTTTGTAGGACGTATCCGTCAAGATTTAGATAATAATAAAGGATTCCACCTATGGATTGTTTCCGATAATTTATTAAAAGGCGCTGCATTAAACTCTATCCAAATTGCAGAAGCAATGCTTGAGGATAACTTACTATAAGAGGGGTGTAAGGATGAATTTAGGTCGAATTGGAACGGCTATGATTACTCCGTTCAAAGAGGATGGCACGATAAATTACCCAGAATTAGAACGAATTATTAATCACTTAATAAACAACGGTACAGATTGTATTGTTGCATGTGGCACAACCTCTGAAAATCCAACGATGTCCACAGAAGAAAAAATCGAAGTTGTCCGCTTTACCGTTGAAAAAGTGGCAGGGCGTGTACCTGTTATTGCAGGGACAGGGGATAACGAAACAGCTTATTCCATTGCAATGACACATAAGGCTGAAGAAAATGGTGCAGATGGTATTATGCTTGTAGCGCCATACTATAATAAGCCAAACCAACGAGGTATTTTCGCACACTTTGAAACCATTGCAAAAGAAACAAGTCTGCCTGTTATGCTTTATAATGTACCTGGACGTACTGGAGTCAATGTTGCTTACGAAACATCTGTTGCACTAAGTAAGATTCCAAATATCGCTTGGATAAAAGAGGCGAGCGGCAATTTAGATCAAATGGGCGATATTATTGAGAATGTAGACGCAGATGACAATTTCTTAGTATATAGTGGTGATGATGGTTTAACACTGCCACTACTAGCAATCGGCGGCGCAGGTATTATTTCAGTTGCTGCTCATGTTGTTGGTAATGATATGCAATTAATGATTAAGGCGTTTGAAGAAGGAAATCACAAGCTAGCAGCCAAAATTCATCGAGCATTACTGCCACTAGTACGTGCACTATTTGCTCAACCAAATCCTTCACCTGTCAAATATGCAATGACAAAATTAGGCTTTGATACACTTAATGTTCGTTTACCAATGATGGAGATGACAGATGAGGAAAAAGCTAATTTTGATCGAATTTGGGATACGTATCAAGAAAAAGCGAGAGGCTTTAGAGAATTAAATAGCTTTACTTAAGCATCAAAGACTTTAGTCAAATTTTAAATTTGTCTAAAGTCTTTTTACTTTTTAAAGGTGTTGCTCCTCTTAATTGTCATCATAGTTGGGAGTGCTCAGGTAAAGGCATTATCCGCTCAGGTGAAGGAGAAAACTGCTCAGGTAACAGCACTATCCGCTCGGATGAGAGAGAAAGTCGCTCAGGTAACGGCATTATCCGCTCAGTTGAGAGGGAAAACTGCTCAGTCAACAGCATTATCCGGTCAGATGAGAGGGAAAACTGCTCAGTCAACAGCATTATCCGCTCAGATGAGAGAGAAAGTCGCTCAGTCAACGGCATTATCCGCTCAGGTGAGGGAGAAAATCGCTCAGTCAACGGATTATCCGCTCAGGTGAGGGAGAAAGTCGCTCGGTCAACGGCATTATCCGCTCAGGTGAGGGAGAAAATCGCTCAGTCAACAGAATTATCTGCTCAGGTGAGAGAGAAAACTGCTCAGTCAACAGCACTAACTGCTCAGGTAGCATCCCATTCCGCTCAGGTAGGAGAAACCCCGCAAGTAGAAAAGAAAACCGCTTTAGAAGATAGTCCCTAGACAACTTTAAAATCAAATAGTTTTCACATCTAGTAGTCAAAATTTTAGACCTTCATCTATGTAAGACTTTTACCTTTCCTTCCATCTAAGAGCAACAGGGATTTGTAATAAATTTTTTGTTTCCATCATGAAACATGTATTTTTAATTTGTGCAAAAGCTTTGCAAACCGTATAATGAAAATTAAGTGGTTGCTGTTCGGGATATCTTTTAGGAGGAAATAAATTGACAAAAAAGAAAAATGAATTAATTCGTATCATTCCACTGGGTGGTGTGGGCGAAATTGGTAAAGCAATGTACGTAGTAGAAATTGATGAGGAGCTATTTGTAGTAGATAGCGGCTTAATGTTCCCGGAAGACGAAATGCTGGGCATTGATATTGTAATTCCAGATATTACGTATTTAGAAGAAAATAAAGAACGTGTGAAAGGCATTTTCTTAACGCATGGCCATGAAGATGCGATTGGCTCGATTGCCTATGTATTACAAAAAGTAAAAGCACCTGTGTATGGATCGAAGCTAACAATTGCACTTGCTAAGGAACATTTAAAGGAATTACCTGCACCACATCAGGTGAAATTCTTTGAGGTTACCAATCGCAGTCGCATGAATTTCAACTCAACGTATGTAACATTCTTCCATACAACACATAGTATTCCCGATTCGTTAGGGGTAGTGTTCCATACATCTGAAGGAGCAATTGTTCATACAGGTGAGTTTAAATTCGATCAATCCGCAACAGGTAAATTTAAGCCTGATTTAGCTAAGATGGCACACTTAGGAGAAGAAGGCGTTTTTATTTTGCTATCTGAGTCATGTGAAGCGGAGCGACCAGGTTATACGACATCTGAGATTGTAATTGAAGAGCAATTATCAAAAACATTCCATTCAGCACCAGGTCGTATTTTAGTGGCTGTGTATGCATCGAATTTTATTCGCATTCAGCAAGTGTTTACGCAAGCTCAAAAATCATTCCGTAAAGTTGTCATTGTTGGGAAACCATTAGAAAAGGCTGTGGATTTAGGTGTACAGCTAGGTTATTTAACAGTTGAAGACGAAACAATTATTCCTATTTCAGAAATGCATAAATATCAAGATGATGAGATTATTATAATTGCCACTGGTAATCGGGGAGAGCCGCTTGATGCGCTTGAAAAAATTGTACGTAAGCATCATCGAGACATTAAAATTAAGCAGGATGATACAGTCTTAATTACTTTTACACCCT
This genomic stretch from Lysinibacillus pakistanensis harbors:
- the dapA gene encoding 4-hydroxy-tetrahydrodipicolinate synthase, producing MNLGRIGTAMITPFKEDGTINYPELERIINHLINNGTDCIVACGTTSENPTMSTEEKIEVVRFTVEKVAGRVPVIAGTGDNETAYSIAMTHKAEENGADGIMLVAPYYNKPNQRGIFAHFETIAKETSLPVMLYNVPGRTGVNVAYETSVALSKIPNIAWIKEASGNLDQMGDIIENVDADDNFLVYSGDDGLTLPLLAIGGAGIISVAAHVVGNDMQLMIKAFEEGNHKLAAKIHRALLPLVRALFAQPNPSPVKYAMTKLGFDTLNVRLPMMEMTDEEKANFDRIWDTYQEKARGFRELNSFT
- a CDS encoding ribonuclease J produces the protein MTKKKNELIRIIPLGGVGEIGKAMYVVEIDEELFVVDSGLMFPEDEMLGIDIVIPDITYLEENKERVKGIFLTHGHEDAIGSIAYVLQKVKAPVYGSKLTIALAKEHLKELPAPHQVKFFEVTNRSRMNFNSTYVTFFHTTHSIPDSLGVVFHTSEGAIVHTGEFKFDQSATGKFKPDLAKMAHLGEEGVFILLSESCEAERPGYTTSEIVIEEQLSKTFHSAPGRILVAVYASNFIRIQQVFTQAQKSFRKVVIVGKPLEKAVDLGVQLGYLTVEDETIIPISEMHKYQDDEIIIIATGNRGEPLDALEKIVRKHHRDIKIKQDDTVLITFTPSPGMEVQMANTMNSISKAGAEILTSSKNVHVSGHGSQEDLKLMLNLMQPKYFIPVQGEYRMLIAHSKLAQQLGMQKSQIFIADKGDIVEYKNGKMRMSGRVQAGNVLIDGIGVGDVGNIVLRDRKLLSQDGIFIVVVTLNRAQKKIASGPEILSRGFVYVRESEELMVEASDIAKNVIEKYVGKDTFEWTNIKQDIRDTLNTYLFQKTKRRPMIIPIIMEY